Proteins encoded together in one Roseibacterium elongatum DSM 19469 window:
- a CDS encoding ATP12 family chaperone protein codes for MTEWKAKRFWKQATVTRDADGWQVLLDGRPVRTPAKAAMILPSEDMAQAIALEWDAQQDEIAPLTMPVTRSANAAIDRVATQHAEVAEMLAAYGETDLLCHRADHPDELVARQTADWDPLLDWAADRLGARLFPTAGVLPVAQPRDSLDRLGQVIAETGPFRLTALHDLVTLSGSAVLGLAVAYGRLPPDDAWRLSRIDEDWQIEQWGRDEEADAMAAHKAGQFSHAAWFWHLASGE; via the coding sequence ATGACCGAATGGAAAGCCAAGCGATTCTGGAAACAGGCCACCGTCACCCGCGACGCGGACGGATGGCAGGTCTTGCTCGATGGGCGCCCCGTCCGCACCCCGGCCAAGGCCGCGATGATCCTGCCCTCCGAAGACATGGCGCAGGCGATCGCGCTCGAATGGGATGCCCAGCAAGACGAGATCGCCCCCCTGACCATGCCGGTCACCCGCTCGGCCAACGCCGCGATCGACCGCGTGGCCACCCAGCACGCCGAAGTGGCCGAGATGCTGGCCGCCTACGGAGAAACCGACCTTCTGTGCCACCGCGCCGATCACCCCGATGAACTGGTGGCGCGCCAGACGGCCGATTGGGACCCCTTGCTCGATTGGGCCGCCGACAGGCTTGGCGCGCGCCTTTTTCCGACCGCCGGGGTCCTGCCTGTGGCCCAGCCCCGCGACAGCCTCGACCGTCTGGGGCAGGTCATCGCCGAAACCGGGCCCTTTCGCCTGACGGCGCTGCACGATCTGGTGACGCTGTCGGGGTCGGCGGTGCTTGGGCTGGCGGTGGCCTATGGCCGCCTGCCCCCCGACGACGCGTGGCGGCTGAGCCGAATCGATGAAGACTGGCAGATCGAACAATGGGGCCGTGACGAAGAAGCCGACGCCATGGCCGCCCACAAGGCGGGCCAGTTTTCCCATGCCGCGTGGTTCTGGCATCTCGCATCCGGCGAGTGA
- a CDS encoding HAD-IA family hydrolase: MTDLRLVIFDVDGTLVDSQAHILAAMAQAFAANGLSTPPRAEILQIVGLSLPVAMARLAPDRPDLTAPLVEAYKGAFAALRVADDDAALSPLFPGARDQLTGLAAQDFTLLGVATGKSRRGLTHLFEMHDIAPLFHTVQVADDHPSKPHPAMIAACLLETGVAADHAVILGDTTYDIQMGRAAGIHALGVAWGYHRPEALMAAGACAVLDRFDDLPGALEKVFQRP, encoded by the coding sequence ATGACCGACCTGCGTCTGGTGATCTTCGACGTGGATGGCACGCTGGTGGACAGTCAGGCGCATATCCTGGCGGCCATGGCGCAGGCCTTTGCCGCCAACGGCCTGTCGACCCCGCCGCGGGCCGAGATTCTGCAGATCGTCGGCCTGTCCCTGCCTGTCGCCATGGCGCGGCTGGCGCCCGACCGCCCCGACCTGACCGCGCCCCTCGTCGAGGCCTACAAAGGGGCGTTTGCCGCCCTGCGCGTGGCCGATGACGACGCGGCGCTTTCCCCTTTGTTTCCCGGCGCGCGCGACCAGTTGACCGGCCTCGCGGCGCAGGATTTCACCCTGCTGGGCGTGGCGACGGGCAAATCCCGGCGCGGCCTGACGCATCTGTTCGAGATGCATGACATCGCGCCGCTGTTCCACACGGTGCAGGTCGCCGATGACCACCCGTCAAAACCCCATCCCGCGATGATCGCGGCCTGCCTGCTCGAGACCGGGGTCGCCGCCGATCATGCCGTGATCCTTGGCGATACGACCTATGACATCCAGATGGGCCGCGCGGCGGGCATTCACGCGCTGGGCGTCGCGTGGGGCTATCACCGGCCCGAGGCGCTGATGGCCGCCGGCGCCTGCGCCGTGCTCGACCGGTTCGACGACTTGCCGGGCGCGCTCGAAAAGGTATTTCAACGACCATGA